The genomic DNA GCAGCCCCATGATCCGCGCAGCCCTTCCGCTTCTCCTTCTCCTCACCGCCTGCAAATACCGTGATGCCGAGGCGGTGATGAATTACCCTGACCAGTATCTCTGCAAGCTGGAGGGCGGGTATGAGCGCACCGAGAATGCCTCTGAGCGGCGGGCGGTGGAGGGTGAAATCGCGCGGCGCGGGCTGGAGTGTTACCAGGGCGTGGTGAAGACGGACTCTCCGCTGTTTCGCTAGGCCGGGTGGCGGGCAGATTGCCCACCCTACGGGGTAGGTGAGCAGCCCTGCGTTTTCTGCATCGCGGCAATGCGATTTCAACTGTGGTTATTCCTTGGGCATCAGGCGTATCTGGCCGCCTGAAACGTGACCATTCTGGAGACTCACATGACCCGCCTTTTCGCCTTCGTCTCGCTGCTCTCGCGCGGCATCAAGGCCGAACCCTGCCCCCATTGGGCTGACTACCTGCGCCAAACGCGCCGCTGATTTCTGCCGGGGCGGCCAGAATCGCCTGCGCCTTACGGAATTGTCATTTGCCGCGGGGTAATGCGCCCTATCTCCTTTCCTATCAACAGGAGAGGACAGCCATGACACAGACCAGACGCACCTTTCTGGCCACCGCCGCAGCAAGCGCCGGGGCCATCACCATCCTGCCCTATGCCGCCCGCGCCGAGGCCCACGGTGGCGACATGTTCGAAACCGATGGCGGCAGCATCACCATCCATCCGGTCGATCACGCCAGCTTTGTGATGGAGACGCCTGCGGGCACCATCTATGTCGATCCGGTGGGCGACGCGGCGGCCTATGCCGACTTTCCCAAGCCCGATCTGATCCTCGTCACCCATGAGCACGGCGACCACTTCAACGCCGAGACCCTTGCGGCGCTGAAGGGCGAGGCACATCTCATCACCAACCCTGCGGTGGCCGAGAAGCTTGCCGATATGGCGCCGGAAGAGGTGCTGGCCAATGGTGACAGCACCGAGTGGAACGGCGTCGCGATTGATGCGATCCCGGCCTACAACACCACCGAGGAGCGGCTGAACTTTCACCCGCAGGGGCGTGACAACGGCTATGTGCTGACCATCGACGGCTTCCGCACCTATATTTCGGGCGACACCGAAGACATCCCCGAGATGCGCGCGCTGGAAGACATCGACCTCGCCTTCGTCTGCATGAACCTGCCCTTCACCATGACGGCACAGGCGGCGGCGAGTGCGGTGAAGGAGTTCGCCCCGAGCTACGTCTATCCCTACCACTACCGGGGCCGGGATGGTGGCACGCAGGATCCCGAGGCCTTTGCCGCGATGGTGGCCGATACCGCCGAAGTGAAGTTTGGCAATTGGTATGACGAGATGGAAACCTGACTCGCAGCCAAACCCAAAAGTAAAAAGGCCCCGGAGCGATCTCCGGGGCCTTGTTTTTTCAGGAGGCTGCGCGGTTGCCGCCACCACCCTTGGAGCGGCGCGGCCTGCGGCGCTTCTGCCCGCCGGGCTTGGGCGCTGCCGCTGCGGGGCGGGCGGCCTTCTGGCCACCACCGCCGCCGCCGCCACCGCGACGCCGACCACCACCGCCACCGGGCTTGCCACGGCCACCGCCGCCGCCACGGGTTGGGCGCTTGACCGGCTCCCATGCCTCGCCGGAGGCCACGGGGATGCTCTTGCCCATCACCTTCTGCACATCCTTCAGCTCGCCCATCTCCTCGGCGGAGACATAGGCGATGGCGGTGCCGTCACGGCCCGCGCGGGCGGTGCGCCCGATGCGGTGCACGTAGTTGTCGGGCACGTTTGGCATGTCGTAGTTGTAGACATAGCGCACCTCGGGGATGTCGATGCCGCGCGCAGCCACATCAGTGGCCACCAGCACCATCAGCTCGCCTTCACGGAAGCCTGAAAGCGCCCGGTCGCGTTGGCCCTGGCTCTTGTTGCCGTGAATCGAGCCTGCGGCAAAGCCAGCCTTCTCAAGATTTTTCTTGATCCGCTCCGCGCCGTGCTTGGTGCGCGAAAACACCAGCGCCGCCTCTTTGGGGTGCTTGGCGAGGTGCTCGATGAGCAGCGATTGCTTGTCGCCCTGATCGACGAAGTGCAGGCACTGGTCGATCTTGTCGGCGGGCTTGCCTGCTGGTGCGGTTTCAATCTTCACCGGGTCGGTCAAGTAAGAGGTCGAGAGCTCTTCCATCAGTTTCGGCATGGTGGCCGAGAACAGCATGGTCTGCCGGTCTTTCGGCAGCAGTGGCGCGATCTGGCGCAGGGCATGGATGAAGCCCATGTCGAGCATTTGGTCGGCCTCGTCGAGCACGAGGAAGCGGGCCTTGTCGAGCCGCACGGCCTTGCGCTCGAGCAGGTCGATCAACCGGCCTGGGGTGGCCACCAGCAGGTCGGTGCCTCGGCCCAGCTTCTGCATCTGCGGGTTGATGGAAACACCGCCAACCACGAGGTTGGTGCGCAGCTGCGTGCCCTTGGCGTAG from Oceanicola sp. D3 includes the following:
- a CDS encoding DEAD/DEAH box helicase, whose amino-acid sequence is MDFDMLGLPPKLLANLAEMNITKPTPIQTKAIPHAMNGRDVMGLAQTGTGKTAAFGLPIVSALLRIEGKPDPKAVRGLILAPTRELAKQIVENLQGYAKGTQLRTNLVVGGVSINPQMQKLGRGTDLLVATPGRLIDLLERKAVRLDKARFLVLDEADQMLDMGFIHALRQIAPLLPKDRQTMLFSATMPKLMEELSTSYLTDPVKIETAPAGKPADKIDQCLHFVDQGDKQSLLIEHLAKHPKEAALVFSRTKHGAERIKKNLEKAGFAAGSIHGNKSQGQRDRALSGFREGELMVLVATDVAARGIDIPEVRYVYNYDMPNVPDNYVHRIGRTARAGRDGTAIAYVSAEEMGELKDVQKVMGKSIPVASGEAWEPVKRPTRGGGGGRGKPGGGGGRRRGGGGGGGGQKAARPAAAAPKPGGQKRRRPRRSKGGGGNRAAS
- a CDS encoding MBL fold metallo-hydrolase; the protein is MTQTRRTFLATAAASAGAITILPYAARAEAHGGDMFETDGGSITIHPVDHASFVMETPAGTIYVDPVGDAAAYADFPKPDLILVTHEHGDHFNAETLAALKGEAHLITNPAVAEKLADMAPEEVLANGDSTEWNGVAIDAIPAYNTTEERLNFHPQGRDNGYVLTIDGFRTYISGDTEDIPEMRALEDIDLAFVCMNLPFTMTAQAAASAVKEFAPSYVYPYHYRGRDGGTQDPEAFAAMVADTAEVKFGNWYDEMET